A stretch of Elusimicrobiota bacterium DNA encodes these proteins:
- a CDS encoding M6 family metalloprotease domain-containing protein, translating to MNGKESSAFGLRILFWLALMGLAVSAGAVPPLPGGHRPGDRPTCRVNGEALGSRVASLRAQARGAAPLAPPSPLNPSVYVLRVDFSGTAMAASLATTRNFFQQVQDYYVENSYGVFVPTFTVSPVVYTLGHTMAYYGANSGALCSGGNDVTCGVGELFADATTAAAAVDFSPYDHIMIYHAGAGEESNPSFDQNLWSLYMPDSNVLDGHNFQGFTLVPESESGLADPLGVICHEYGHQLGLPDLYDTSTGLATIGTWDLMDYPWAGTPQGSNPPHLGAWCKKFLGFGVVQPSSTGTVTFFPVETNNTGVHELYATGQEYFLAEYRSKTAGTFDAALPQAAGGLALWHVDDAVALNGTVLSNNNVNAPGLNGFGHRGVDLVEADGVEANPDGGDLGNNNAWDNGQTATSPQTDLFNGQASSLAISNIAGVGGGSVQATISFFLAASEVSVGKVRGYPNPAGGGYPARAGSSAGTLATLRFELTRPVSARAMQLDIYALDGGRVRSIGGSGFRFREDISENFNWIYEFDWDGKNESGDDVGSGVYLIHLDADGHTVNGKLAVER from the coding sequence TTGAACGGAAAAGAATCCTCGGCCTTCGGGCTGAGGATTCTTTTTTGGCTGGCGCTGATGGGCTTGGCCGTTTCCGCCGGGGCCGTGCCGCCGCTCCCGGGGGGCCATCGGCCCGGGGACCGGCCCACCTGCCGTGTCAACGGCGAAGCCCTTGGGAGCCGGGTGGCCTCCCTTCGGGCCCAGGCCCGGGGCGCCGCGCCCCTGGCGCCGCCCAGCCCCCTGAACCCCAGCGTCTACGTCCTCCGGGTGGATTTTTCCGGTACGGCCATGGCGGCTTCCCTGGCCACGACGCGTAACTTCTTTCAGCAAGTTCAGGACTACTACGTGGAGAACTCCTACGGCGTGTTCGTCCCCACCTTCACCGTGAGCCCCGTGGTCTACACCCTGGGACACACGATGGCCTATTACGGGGCCAACAGCGGCGCCCTGTGTTCGGGGGGCAACGACGTGACCTGCGGCGTGGGGGAACTGTTCGCCGATGCCACGACGGCGGCCGCCGCCGTCGACTTCAGTCCCTACGACCACATCATGATTTACCACGCCGGGGCGGGAGAAGAATCCAACCCATCCTTTGATCAGAATTTGTGGTCCCTTTACATGCCCGATTCAAATGTTCTCGACGGGCACAATTTTCAGGGATTCACGCTGGTGCCGGAATCGGAGAGCGGCCTCGCCGATCCCCTCGGCGTCATCTGCCACGAATACGGTCACCAGCTCGGTTTGCCCGATCTATACGACACTTCCACGGGGCTGGCCACCATCGGGACCTGGGATTTGATGGACTATCCCTGGGCGGGGACGCCGCAAGGATCGAATCCCCCGCATTTGGGCGCTTGGTGTAAAAAGTTCCTGGGGTTTGGGGTGGTTCAGCCTTCGTCCACGGGAACCGTGACTTTTTTTCCAGTGGAAACGAACAACACCGGGGTTCACGAACTCTACGCCACGGGCCAGGAATATTTTCTCGCCGAATATCGATCGAAAACAGCCGGCACCTTCGACGCGGCCTTGCCCCAGGCGGCGGGGGGCTTGGCTCTCTGGCACGTGGACGACGCCGTGGCCTTGAACGGAACGGTGCTTTCAAACAACAACGTTAACGCCCCCGGTTTAAACGGTTTCGGCCACCGGGGCGTGGATTTGGTGGAAGCCGACGGGGTGGAGGCCAATCCCGACGGCGGGGATTTGGGGAACAACAACGCGTGGGACAACGGCCAAACGGCGACCTCGCCCCAGACGGACCTGTTTAACGGCCAGGCCTCGAGCCTCGCGATTTCCAACATCGCGGGCGTGGGCGGCGGGTCGGTGCAGGCGACGATTTCCTTTTTCCTGGCGGCGTCGGAAGTTTCGGTGGGCAAAGTGCGCGGCTATCCCAACCCGGCCGGAGGCGGCTATCCCGCCCGCGCCGGTTCTTCGGCGGGGACCTTGGCGACCCTTCGCTTCGAGCTCACCCGGCCGGTGTCCGCCCGCGCCATGCAATTGGACATTTATGCCCTGGACGGCGGCCGCGTGCGTTCCATCGGCGGTTCGGGATTTCGTTTTCGGGAGGATATTTCCGAGAATTTTAACTGGATTTACGAGTTTGATTGGGACGGGAAAAACGAATCCGGCGACGACGTGGGGTCCGGCGTGTATCTGATCCACCTGGACGCCGACGGCCACACGGTCAACGGCAAGCTCGCCGTCGAGCGTTGA
- a CDS encoding LptF/LptG family permease, which yields MTRLHRYVLSMFLRPLLFSYGALTILVLMAEMMERLDKFIAGKATVGVVVQYLIAVWPLRSQELLPVSALLAALFALGQLSRRMEITAALSGGIHPWQLTAPLLVTGLVLSVFSWGVGEAVNPWASRQAKALWNADVRHLTSFRPTKFEDVTVAGKGVFYSIGLLDTDRQTLKDVVVDVTHGDQPRVQWQARNAVWTDRGWKLIDGFERRFSPDGRALERQSVFATRWIGRREKASDLVPQEPDTEEMNRHDLKQHIDRLKVLGIPTQKLQVELHMKTAFPWANFIVLLIGIPFSFNKRGGKVRAVALALAVAFGYFGLMQVGHALGQKDWCPPFLGAWLANLVFLTVGLRYYWKMKSLD from the coding sequence GTGACCCGCCTTCACCGATACGTCCTCTCGATGTTTTTGCGCCCCCTCCTCTTCAGCTACGGGGCGCTGACGATTCTGGTCCTCATGGCCGAAATGATGGAACGCCTGGACAAATTCATCGCCGGCAAGGCCACGGTGGGCGTGGTGGTTCAATATTTGATCGCCGTCTGGCCCCTGCGCAGCCAGGAACTCCTGCCCGTGTCGGCCCTCCTGGCGGCCCTCTTCGCCCTGGGGCAACTCTCCCGGCGGATGGAAATCACGGCCGCGCTCTCCGGGGGAATCCACCCCTGGCAACTCACCGCCCCCCTCCTGGTGACCGGCCTGGTGTTAAGCGTCTTCTCCTGGGGCGTGGGCGAAGCCGTCAACCCCTGGGCCAGCCGCCAAGCGAAGGCGCTTTGGAACGCCGACGTTCGCCATTTAACGTCCTTCCGACCGACGAAGTTCGAGGACGTCACCGTGGCGGGCAAAGGCGTTTTCTATTCCATCGGCCTCCTGGACACCGACCGCCAAACCCTGAAGGACGTGGTGGTGGACGTCACCCACGGCGATCAACCCCGCGTCCAATGGCAGGCGCGGAACGCGGTCTGGACCGACCGGGGATGGAAGTTGATCGACGGTTTCGAGCGCCGCTTCTCCCCCGACGGCCGGGCCCTCGAACGACAGAGCGTTTTTGCGACGCGCTGGATCGGCCGCCGGGAAAAAGCCTCGGACCTCGTGCCCCAGGAACCCGACACGGAAGAGATGAACCGGCACGACCTCAAGCAACACATCGATCGCCTGAAGGTTCTGGGAATTCCCACCCAAAAACTCCAGGTGGAACTGCACATGAAGACGGCTTTCCCCTGGGCCAATTTCATCGTCCTCTTGATCGGCATCCCGTTTTCGTTCAACAAGCGGGGCGGCAAGGTGCGGGCGGTCGCGCTGGCCTTGGCGGTGGCCTTCGGTTATTTCGGGCTCATGCAGGTGGGGCACGCTCTGGGGCAAAAAGACTGGTGCCCGCCCTTTCTGGGGGCCTGGCTGGCCAACCTGGTTTTCTTGACGGTGGGGCTTCGGTATTACTGGAAGATGAAGTCTTTGGATTAA
- a CDS encoding LptF/LptG family permease, producing MILARYLTGQFLPPFFFGLSIFSGVLLLDKLFDLLDLLINKGVSLWTSAQIFLLFFPTILSLSVPMALLLACLLTFGRLSEDNEILALRASGLSFRQILWPPLAVAALVSLVLLPFNTHLTPTAMDRFRSLYHRIATTDPLIQIEPRRFLSVQNVRLFAGDVSKDRKNLTNVWIYRLFPGYSQRIYADRGTAEVTNRQLSLRLEEGQIERFSRGEATDFSHVDFQHYTVNVPFQGALNTRDRGWREYTTPGLLKEIQRRRARRVATSDIEAEMHLRYALAFAPLCLALVGIPLGMTLERGGRGVGFGAAMGVLFLYYLLLVMGLNVAEKGKWPAAPALWVGNLTALAVGAELFRRRLTR from the coding sequence GTGATCCTGGCGCGCTATCTCACTGGCCAGTTCCTTCCCCCTTTCTTCTTTGGGCTGTCCATTTTTTCCGGCGTCCTTTTGTTGGATAAGCTTTTCGACCTCCTCGATCTGCTGATCAACAAAGGCGTTTCGCTTTGGACGTCGGCCCAAATCTTCTTACTCTTCTTCCCGACCATTCTGAGCTTGAGCGTGCCCATGGCCCTGTTGCTGGCCTGCCTTCTGACCTTCGGCCGCTTGTCGGAGGACAACGAAATCCTGGCCCTGCGGGCCTCGGGCCTCTCCTTCCGGCAAATCCTTTGGCCGCCCCTGGCGGTCGCGGCCCTGGTGTCCCTGGTGCTTTTGCCGTTCAACACCCACTTGACGCCGACGGCCATGGACCGGTTTCGAAGCCTCTACCACCGCATCGCCACAACGGACCCCTTGATCCAAATCGAACCCCGCCGGTTTCTGAGCGTCCAGAACGTACGCCTGTTTGCCGGAGACGTCTCCAAAGACCGAAAAAATCTGACCAACGTGTGGATTTACCGACTGTTCCCGGGCTATTCCCAACGCATTTACGCCGACCGAGGCACCGCGGAGGTCACCAACCGACAGCTCTCCCTCCGGCTGGAGGAAGGGCAAATCGAGCGCTTCTCCCGGGGCGAGGCCACGGATTTTTCCCACGTGGATTTCCAGCATTACACCGTGAACGTCCCTTTCCAGGGCGCCTTAAACACCCGGGACCGGGGTTGGCGGGAATACACGACGCCGGGCCTTTTAAAGGAAATTCAACGGCGCCGCGCCCGGCGCGTCGCCACCAGCGACATCGAAGCGGAAATGCACCTTCGCTACGCCCTGGCTTTCGCGCCCCTGTGCTTGGCGCTGGTGGGCATTCCCCTGGGCATGACCCTGGAGCGGGGCGGACGCGGCGTGGGGTTCGGGGCCGCCATGGGCGTCCTTTTCCTCTATTACCTTTTGTTGGTTATGGGTTTGAACGTGGCCGAAAAAGGCAAATGGCCCGCCGCGCCGGCCCTGTGGGTGGGCAACCTGACGGCCTTGGCGGTGGGGGCCGAGCTTTTCCGTCGGCGGTTGACCCGGTGA
- a CDS encoding ComF family protein encodes MPSEADPLCALCVGAFPRWEGFSCRVCGIPLPDGGARCDVCRRSRRSFRFCRSGGLYDGPLRDALLRFKYGAREALGRPLGQWLALRWRERPELGKVDAVTAVPLHFLRRHARGYNQSELLALSFCAAAGLPYLEVLRRARWTKPQTRLGRDARRENVAQAFRVVLPESVAGKKILLIDDVCTTGATLDAAAAALRRAGARWVAALTAARQT; translated from the coding sequence TTGCCCTCGGAGGCCGATCCCCTGTGCGCCCTCTGCGTGGGCGCTTTCCCCCGATGGGAGGGTTTTTCCTGCCGGGTCTGCGGGATCCCCCTGCCGGACGGCGGGGCCCGGTGCGACGTGTGCCGGCGGTCGCGGCGGTCCTTCCGGTTTTGCCGGAGCGGGGGGTTGTACGACGGGCCGTTGCGGGACGCCTTGCTTCGGTTCAAATACGGCGCCCGGGAGGCGTTGGGGCGGCCCCTGGGTCAATGGCTGGCGCTTCGTTGGCGGGAACGGCCGGAATTGGGGAAAGTGGACGCGGTGACCGCGGTGCCTCTGCACTTCCTCCGCCGCCACGCCCGGGGCTACAACCAATCGGAACTGTTGGCCCTGTCCTTTTGCGCCGCCGCCGGGTTGCCCTACCTGGAGGTCCTGCGCCGGGCCCGTTGGACCAAACCCCAGACGCGCCTGGGCCGGGACGCCCGCCGGGAAAACGTCGCCCAGGCCTTTCGGGTGGTGTTGCCCGAATCCGTGGCGGGGAAGAAAATTTTATTGATCGACGATGTCTGCACCACCGGCGCCACCCTGGACGCCGCCGCGGCGGCCCTCCGCCGCGCGGGGGCCCGCTGGGTCGCCGCCCTCACCGCCGCCCGCCAAACCTAG
- a CDS encoding glycosyltransferase family 2 protein, giving the protein MTLPVSEPRVVHDQRPSGPPSLSFLVPAYNEIRSIESVLEALNGFPEPHEIIVVDDGSTDGTREKLEHLRPANTLVLFHAANAGKGAAIRTALAKARGRFTAIQDADLEYDPLDYRGLLDVARRDNARAVFGSRFLRPNPNLYRRFLWGNRLITAWINGLTGARYTDTYTCYKLIETDLFRGLALEARGFEMEAEICVKLAARGVFPTEVPIHYKPRRVEEGKKIGWRDFFKGVFAALKHRRPK; this is encoded by the coding sequence GTGACGCTTCCGGTCAGCGAACCCCGCGTCGTTCACGACCAGCGCCCTTCGGGGCCCCCGTCGTTGTCCTTTCTGGTTCCCGCCTACAACGAAATCCGAAGCATTGAATCCGTGCTCGAGGCCTTGAACGGCTTCCCCGAACCCCACGAAATCATCGTCGTGGACGACGGTTCCACCGACGGCACCCGGGAAAAGCTGGAACACCTGCGCCCCGCGAACACCCTGGTTCTTTTTCACGCCGCCAACGCCGGCAAGGGCGCGGCCATTCGAACCGCCCTGGCCAAGGCTCGGGGCCGCTTCACGGCCATTCAAGACGCCGATTTGGAATACGACCCCTTGGATTACCGGGGCCTCTTGGACGTCGCCCGGCGGGACAACGCCCGGGCCGTTTTCGGCTCCCGCTTCCTCCGCCCCAACCCCAACCTCTACCGCCGTTTCCTCTGGGGCAACCGCCTCATCACCGCCTGGATCAACGGCCTGACCGGCGCCCGCTACACCGACACCTACACCTGCTACAAACTGATCGAAACGGACCTCTTCCGCGGGCTGGCCCTGGAAGCCCGGGGGTTCGAGATGGAAGCCGAGATCTGCGTGAAGCTGGCCGCCCGAGGCGTCTTCCCGACGGAAGTGCCCATCCACTACAAACCGCGCCGCGTGGAGGAAGGCAAGAAAATCGGCTGGCGCGATTTCTTCAAAGGCGTCTTCGCCGCCCTAAAACACCGCCGCCCGAAGTAG
- the secG gene encoding preprotein translocase subunit SecG — translation MIYSIVLSIHVVVCVLVILVVLLQSGKGAGFAGLMGGGGGDALFSAPSGSSFIRKVTTGFAVAFFTTSLLLTFYAARRGTRSVTQNLVLPPVAAPTAAEAAPAPAAPAPASTKK, via the coding sequence ATGATTTACAGCATCGTCCTTTCGATCCACGTCGTCGTCTGCGTGTTGGTGATTTTGGTGGTCTTGCTCCAGTCCGGCAAGGGGGCGGGTTTCGCCGGCCTCATGGGCGGGGGCGGCGGCGACGCGCTCTTTTCCGCCCCGTCGGGTTCCTCCTTCATCCGCAAGGTGACGACGGGTTTCGCGGTGGCCTTTTTCACCACCTCGCTCCTTCTGACGTTTTACGCGGCCCGCCGCGGCACCCGCAGCGTGACCCAGAATTTGGTGTTGCCGCCCGTCGCGGCGCCCACGGCGGCCGAAGCCGCCCCGGCCCCGGCCGCCCCGGCGCCCGCTTCGACCAAGAAGTAA
- a CDS encoding phosphoglycerate kinase, which translates to MNRIKSIKDLAVSGKRVLVRVDYNVPMDKNAVTDDTRVRASLPTLNYLIQNGARVILISHLGRPKGAPNPKYSLAPVAQHLSQLIKKPVAFVADCIGAQAEEAARTLKNGDVLLLENLRFHPEEEKNDPAFAQKLAGLGELFVQDAFGAVHRAHASTAGVPALLPSAAGLLLLKELEYLGRIKENPAKPFVAIVGGAKVSDKIDVLDKLIEKVDSLVIGGAMAYTFLRAQGVATGKSLVEPDKVDLAKDLLKKAAARGANVLLPLDHVAVKSIDNPASAHDTAGAAIADDELGVDVGPKTLLAVAGPIASAKTIFWNGPMGIFEVDRYAAGTRKVAALAADAATKGCIVVVGGGDSVAAVQSTGLADKISHISTGGGASLEFLEGKELPGVTALSR; encoded by the coding sequence GTGAATCGCATAAAATCGATCAAAGATCTGGCCGTCAGCGGCAAACGTGTTTTGGTGCGCGTGGATTACAACGTCCCCATGGACAAGAACGCCGTGACGGACGACACCCGCGTGCGGGCCTCCCTGCCCACTTTAAACTATTTGATCCAAAACGGCGCCCGGGTGATCCTCATTTCCCACCTGGGCCGCCCCAAGGGCGCGCCGAACCCGAAATACAGCCTGGCCCCCGTGGCCCAGCACCTCAGCCAATTGATCAAGAAGCCCGTGGCCTTCGTGGCCGACTGTATCGGGGCCCAGGCCGAGGAAGCGGCCCGCACGCTCAAAAACGGCGACGTGTTGTTGCTGGAGAACCTTCGCTTTCACCCCGAAGAAGAGAAGAACGATCCCGCCTTCGCCCAGAAGCTGGCGGGCCTGGGCGAGCTGTTCGTCCAGGACGCCTTCGGGGCCGTCCACCGGGCCCACGCCAGCACGGCGGGCGTTCCGGCGCTCCTGCCCAGCGCGGCGGGCCTTCTGCTTTTGAAAGAATTGGAATATTTGGGCCGCATCAAGGAAAACCCCGCGAAGCCCTTCGTGGCCATCGTCGGCGGCGCCAAGGTGTCGGACAAAATCGACGTGTTGGACAAATTGATCGAGAAAGTGGACTCGCTGGTGATCGGCGGGGCCATGGCCTACACTTTTTTAAGGGCCCAGGGCGTGGCCACGGGCAAATCCCTGGTCGAGCCCGACAAAGTGGACCTGGCCAAAGACCTGTTGAAAAAAGCCGCCGCCCGGGGCGCGAACGTGTTGTTGCCCCTGGACCACGTGGCGGTCAAAAGCATCGACAACCCGGCCTCGGCCCACGACACGGCGGGCGCGGCCATCGCCGACGACGAATTGGGCGTGGACGTCGGCCCCAAAACCCTGCTGGCCGTGGCCGGCCCCATCGCCTCGGCCAAGACGATTTTCTGGAACGGCCCCATGGGCATTTTCGAAGTGGACCGTTACGCGGCGGGCACGCGCAAAGTCGCGGCCCTGGCGGCCGACGCGGCCACCAAAGGCTGCATCGTGGTGGTGGGCGGCGGCGACAGCGTGGCGGCCGTCCAGTCCACCGGGTTGGCGGACAAAATTTCGCACATTTCCACGGGCGGCGGCGCCTCCCTCGAATTCCTTGAAGGCAAGGAACTTCCGGGCGTGACCGCCTTGTCCCGGTAG
- a CDS encoding tetratricopeptide repeat protein, with protein sequence MKNCKEFPLLDRLKSHRGALTVLFLFTVAAFAGGLRGGFLNFDDNTLLVENPNGRGFGGASILWMFTTFHMGHYMPLTWLSYALDHALWGMNPVGYHAVNLFFHFLNVALFYLLARRVFDRVPGVPRPAPGGWDGPALSAALLYAVHPLRVESVVWITERRDVLSGFFLLLTLLAYWEAAPRGEKLGRRVVPLFALSLLCKAWGITLPVVLILIDRFLLNRWSWAWEKKKGPLWGLAAAGAVLAAAAQSSSNAVGSAFSAGGILRSVWQAAQGLWYYPLAHLWPLNLSPVNDFPVGGAWGRGAAALGGAIVLSVFLWRSRRRRPFLAAGLAAYAVLVAPVLGFFQSGFQFVADRYTYVSAWPLVLLAAGGAWRWAARESRRREILWALLGIAALLLTALSSRYARAWTDGESLWTWAVAARPESYTAQAGLGSYWIQRGQPEKALPCFERSVELNPRFAEGYLKEGEALELLGRKSETPPLYERARALNPGWSEPYLKLGDAYRESGDLYRAESLFRAAANLRKGNAEILCRLGVTLMAQGKWAEARGPLLQAVRANPGDPHAFNDLGIVHSNLGDPVSAEKSFLRAIERSPDFAEARVNYGFLLLRTGRTEDAEGQFRKALEEKKDFPEALAGLGYCEMAKGHGPESKALLEKSRRLKPALPQRGK encoded by the coding sequence ATGAAAAACTGTAAAGAATTTCCTCTTTTGGACCGTCTGAAGTCCCACCGGGGGGCCCTGACGGTGCTTTTTTTATTCACCGTCGCGGCCTTCGCCGGGGGGCTTCGGGGGGGATTTCTAAATTTTGACGACAACACGCTTCTCGTCGAAAACCCCAATGGGCGGGGTTTCGGCGGGGCGTCGATCCTTTGGATGTTCACCACCTTTCACATGGGGCATTACATGCCCCTGACGTGGCTGTCCTACGCCCTGGACCACGCGCTGTGGGGAATGAACCCCGTCGGCTACCACGCCGTCAATTTGTTTTTCCACTTTTTAAACGTCGCCCTTTTTTATCTTCTGGCCCGTCGCGTTTTTGACCGCGTTCCCGGCGTACCCCGGCCCGCCCCGGGCGGTTGGGACGGGCCCGCCCTGTCGGCGGCTCTTCTCTATGCCGTTCATCCGCTCCGGGTGGAGTCCGTGGTCTGGATCACCGAGCGCCGGGACGTACTTTCGGGGTTTTTCCTTTTGCTGACCCTTTTGGCCTACTGGGAGGCGGCTCCCCGGGGGGAAAAACTCGGGCGGCGGGTCGTGCCTCTCTTCGCCTTGTCCCTTTTGTGCAAAGCCTGGGGAATTACCCTGCCCGTGGTCCTGATCCTTATTGATCGTTTCCTATTAAACCGTTGGTCCTGGGCCTGGGAGAAGAAAAAAGGACCCCTCTGGGGCCTGGCGGCCGCCGGGGCCGTTCTCGCGGCCGCGGCCCAATCCTCCTCCAACGCCGTGGGTTCGGCGTTTTCCGCGGGCGGGATCCTCCGCTCCGTTTGGCAGGCCGCCCAGGGCCTCTGGTATTACCCCCTGGCCCACCTTTGGCCCCTGAACCTGAGCCCCGTAAACGATTTCCCCGTGGGGGGCGCCTGGGGGAGGGGGGCGGCGGCGCTGGGGGGCGCGATCGTTCTCTCGGTTTTCCTGTGGCGGTCCCGCCGACGGCGTCCGTTTTTGGCGGCGGGGCTGGCGGCCTACGCCGTGCTGGTCGCGCCGGTTTTGGGCTTTTTCCAAAGCGGGTTTCAATTCGTGGCCGATCGGTACACGTACGTGTCCGCCTGGCCCCTGGTGCTGTTGGCGGCGGGCGGCGCCTGGCGGTGGGCGGCCCGGGAAAGCCGACGGCGGGAAATCCTGTGGGCCCTCCTGGGAATTGCGGCGCTTCTTTTGACGGCCCTTTCCAGCCGCTACGCCCGGGCCTGGACCGACGGCGAATCTCTTTGGACCTGGGCGGTCGCGGCCCGGCCCGAATCCTACACCGCCCAGGCCGGCCTGGGGTCCTATTGGATTCAGCGGGGTCAACCGGAAAAAGCCCTGCCCTGCTTCGAGCGGAGCGTGGAGCTGAACCCGCGGTTCGCCGAGGGGTACTTAAAGGAAGGCGAAGCTTTGGAATTGTTGGGGCGGAAGTCCGAAACGCCGCCGCTCTACGAAAGGGCCCGGGCCCTCAACCCCGGTTGGTCGGAGCCCTATTTGAAATTGGGCGACGCCTACCGGGAATCCGGGGACCTGTACCGGGCGGAGTCCCTGTTCCGCGCCGCCGCGAATTTACGGAAGGGGAACGCCGAAATCCTCTGCCGTCTGGGCGTGACGCTGATGGCTCAGGGAAAATGGGCCGAAGCCCGGGGGCCCCTCCTACAGGCGGTGCGGGCCAACCCCGGCGATCCCCACGCCTTCAACGACCTGGGCATCGTCCATTCCAACCTGGGGGACCCGGTCTCGGCGGAAAAATCGTTCCTTCGGGCCATCGAGCGGTCGCCGGATTTCGCGGAGGCCCGGGTGAACTACGGATTTTTACTGTTGCGGACGGGACGGACGGAGGACGCCGAGGGGCAATTCCGAAAGGCGTTGGAAGAGAAAAAAGATTTTCCCGAAGCCCTGGCGGGCCTGGGGTACTGCGAGATGGCCAAGGGCCACGGGCCCGAATCGAAAGCCCTGTTGGAGAAAAGCCGCCGGCTTAAACCCGCCCTGCCCCAACGGGGGAAGTGA
- a CDS encoding Rrf2 family transcriptional regulator: MRVTAMQEYGLRCMLQLATHNSDVPLAVREIAKRERLTPVYVEKILVNLRRAGLVKSVRGVNGGYALTKPSREISVGIVLSSLGQVDLSHNLCSRFTGDSAACVHQGDCSIRPIWGLLTRYIYGFLEKINLEQLLQDEAHVIQDVDKLGAKPQSLSAALRTR; this comes from the coding sequence ATGCGAGTCACGGCCATGCAGGAATACGGACTGCGCTGTATGTTGCAGTTGGCGACCCACAATTCGGACGTGCCCCTGGCCGTCCGGGAGATCGCCAAACGGGAGCGCCTCACCCCCGTTTACGTCGAGAAAATATTGGTGAACCTCCGCCGCGCCGGGCTGGTCAAAAGCGTGCGCGGCGTCAACGGCGGCTACGCCCTCACCAAGCCCTCCCGGGAGATCAGCGTGGGCATCGTGCTCTCCTCCCTGGGCCAGGTGGATTTGAGCCACAACCTCTGCTCCCGCTTCACCGGCGATTCCGCCGCCTGCGTGCACCAGGGGGACTGCAGCATCCGCCCCATCTGGGGCCTGCTCACCCGCTACATCTACGGATTTCTGGAAAAGATCAACCTCGAACAGTTGTTGCAGGACGAAGCCCACGTCATCCAAGACGTGGACAAGCTGGGCGCCAAGCCGCAGTCCCTGTCGGCGGCGTTGAGGACCCGCTAG
- the sufC gene encoding Fe-S cluster assembly ATPase SufC: MATPLFEIKDLHVSVEGKQILNGLSLTVRAGETHAIMGPNGSGKSTLSYAVMGHPKYKIESGQVLYNGEDIAAWPVNVRAVKGLFLAFQYPVAVPGVSVVNFLRNILKNRRGQDIDLKTFRKELKENMKVLQMDTAFANRYLNDGFSGGEKKRLEILQMALLKPSMAFLDETDSGLDIDALKVVSDGINRLASPDRGIVLITHYQRLLDYVKPGFVHVLAGGRIVRSGGPELALELEKKGYEWIAPTAEAAAVRV, translated from the coding sequence ATGGCCACCCCGTTATTCGAAATCAAAGACCTCCACGTTTCCGTCGAAGGGAAACAAATCCTGAACGGCCTCTCCCTGACCGTTCGCGCGGGGGAAACCCACGCCATCATGGGGCCCAACGGCTCCGGCAAAAGCACCCTTTCTTACGCCGTCATGGGGCACCCCAAATACAAAATCGAATCGGGCCAGGTCCTCTACAACGGCGAGGACATCGCGGCCTGGCCGGTCAACGTGCGCGCGGTGAAGGGCCTCTTTCTGGCCTTCCAGTACCCCGTGGCCGTCCCGGGGGTCAGCGTCGTCAACTTTTTGCGGAACATCCTCAAGAACCGGCGGGGACAGGACATCGATTTGAAGACCTTCCGGAAAGAACTCAAGGAAAACATGAAGGTCCTGCAGATGGACACGGCTTTCGCCAACCGCTATTTGAACGACGGGTTCTCCGGCGGCGAAAAGAAGCGGCTGGAAATTCTCCAGATGGCGCTCCTGAAACCCTCCATGGCCTTTTTGGACGAGACGGATTCGGGCCTGGACATCGACGCCTTGAAGGTCGTCTCCGACGGCATCAACCGCTTGGCCAGCCCCGATCGCGGGATCGTCCTCATCACCCACTACCAACGGCTTTTGGATTACGTGAAACCCGGCTTCGTGCACGTCCTGGCCGGCGGGCGCATCGTCCGCTCCGGCGGGCCGGAGTTGGCCCTGGAACTGGAAAAGAAGGGGTACGAGTGGATCGCCCCGACGGCGGAAGCCGCCGCGGTGCGCGTCTAA